The Apodemus sylvaticus chromosome 17, mApoSyl1.1, whole genome shotgun sequence genome contains a region encoding:
- the Oplah gene encoding 5-oxoprolinase isoform X1: MGSPEGRFHFAIDRGGTFTDVFAQCPGGHVRVLKLLSEDPANYADAPTEGIRRILEQEEGVLLPRGRPLDTSRIASIRMGTTVATNALLERQGERVALLVTRGFRDLLHIGTQARPDLFDLAVPMPEVLYEEVLEVDERVVLYRGEPGAGSPVKGRTGDLLEIQQPVDLGALRGKLEGLLCRGIHSLAVVLMHSYTWAQHEQQVGALARELGFTHVSLSSEVMPMVRIVPRGHTACADAYLTPTIQRYVQGFRRGFQGQLKNVQVLFMRSDGGLAPMEAFSGSRAVLSGPAGGVVGYSATTYQLEGGQPVIGFDMGGTSTDVSRYAGEFEHVFEASTAGVTLQAPQLDINTVAAGGGSRLFFRSGLFVVGPESAGAHPGPACYRKGGPVTVTDANLVLGRLLPASFPCIFGPGEDQPLSPEASRKALEAVATEVNSFLTNGPCPASQLSLEEVAMGFVRVANEAMCRPIRALTQARGHDPSAHVLACFGGAGGQHACAIARALGMDTVHIHRHSGLLSALGLALADVVHEAQEPCSLSYTPETFAQLDQRLSRLEEQCVEALQAQGFPRSQISTESFLHLRYQGTDCALMVSAHQHPATACSPRAGDFGAAFVERYMREFGFIIPERSVVVDDVRVRGTGRSGLQLEDTPKIQSGPPHVEKVTQCYFEGGYQETPVYLLGELGYGHQLQGPCLIIDNNSTILVEPGCQAEVTETGDIRISVGAEAPSMVDTKLDPIQLSIFSHRFMSIAEQMGRILQRTAISTNIKERLDFSCALFGPDGGLVSNAPHIPVHLGAMQETVQFQIQHLGSDLHPGDVLLSNHPSAGGSHLPDLTVITPVFWPGQSRPVFYVASRGHHADIGGITPGSMPPHSTTLQQEGAVFLSFKLVQGGVFQEEAVTEALRAPGKISGCSGTRNLHDNLSDLRAQVAANQKGIQLVGELIGQYGLDVVQAYMGHIQANAELAVRDMLRAFGTSRQARGLPLEVSAEDHLDDGSPICLHVQINLNQGSAVFDFSGSGSEVFGNLNAPRAITLSALIYCLRCLVGRDIPLNQGCLAPVRVIIPKGSILDPSPEAAVVGGNVLTSQRVVDVILGAFGACAASQGCMNNVTLGNARTGYYETVAGGAGAGPGWHGRSGVHSHMTNTRITDPEILESRYPVILRRFELRPGSGGRGRFRGGDGVVRELVFREEALLSVLTERRAFQPYGLHGGEPGARGLNLLIRKDGRTVNLGGKTSVTVYPGDAFCLHTPGGGGYGDPEDPAPPPGSPPLFPAFPERGSVYEYRRAQEAV; this comes from the exons ATGGGCAGCCCAGAAGGGCGCTTCCATTTTGCCATCGACCGTGGCGGCACCTTCACAGATGTCTTTGCCCAGTGCCCAGGAGGACATGTCCGTGTCCTGAAGCTGCTCTCAGAAGATCCAGCCAACTATGCAGACGCACCCACAGAGGGCATCCGCCGAATTCTAGAGCAG GAGGAGGGTGTGCTACTACCTCGAGGCCGTCCGCTAGACACCAGTCGAATCGCCAGCATCCGTATGGGTACTACTGTGGCCACCAATGCACTGTTGGAACGGCAGGGGGAACGGGTGGCACTGCTGGTGACTCGGGGTTTCCGAGACCTGCTGCATATTGGCACTCAAGCCCGCCCAGATCTCTTTGACCTG GCTGTGCCCATGCCAGAGGTGCTGTATGAGGAGGTGCTGGAGGTGGATGAGCGAGTGGTGCTCTACCGTGGAGAACCAGGGGCCGGCTCTCCTGTGAAAG GCCGTACAGGGGACCTGCTAGAGATTCAGCAGCCTGTGGATCTGGGAGCCCTGCGTGGGAAGCTGGAGGGGCTCCTGTGTCGGGGCATTCACAGTCTGGCAGTGGTACTCATGCATTCATACAC GTGGGCCCAGCACGAGCAGCAGGTGGGCGCACTGGCCCGGGAGCTGGGCTTCACGCACGTCTCCCTGTCCTCGGAAGTCATGCCCATGGTACGAATTGTCCCTCGGGGGCATACAGCCTGTGCTGACGCTTACCTCACTCCCACCATCCAGCGCTACGTGCAGGGCTTCCGCAGAGGTTTCCAGGGCCAGCTGAAG AACGTGCAAGTACTCTTCATGCGCTCTGATGGTGGCCTGGCACCCATGGAGGCCTTCAGTGGTTCCAGGGCTGTGCTCTCCGGCCCTGCTGGCGGTGTGGTTGGCTACTCAGCTACCACCTACCAGCTGGAAGGTGGCCAGCCCGTCATTGGCTTTGACATGGGAG GCACATCTACAGATGTGAGCCGCTATGCTGGAGAATTTGAGCATGTCTTTGAGGCTAGCACAGCAGGTGTCACCCTCCAGGCCCCGCAGCTGGACATAAACACAGTGGCGGCTGGCGGGGGTTCCCGCCTCTTCTTCAG gtctGGCCTCTTTGTGGTTGGTCCAGAGTCAGCAGGTGCCCACCCAGGTCCTGCCTGCTACCGCAAAG gggGTCCTGTGACTGTGACAGATGCTAATCTGGTCCTGGGTcgcctgctgcctgcctccttcccctGCATTTTTGGGCCAGGAGAAGACCAGCCACTGTCTCCCGAGGCTTCCCGAAAGGCTCTAGAGGCTGTGGCCACTGAGGTCAACAGCTTCTTGACCAATGGACCTTGCCCAGCTTCCCAACTCAGTCTGGAGGAGGTGGCCATGGGGTTTGTGCGTGTTGCCAATGAAGCCATGTGCCGGCCTATCCGTGCCCTCACACAG GCACGAGGCCATGACCCCTCTGCCCATGTATTGGCTTGCTTTGGAGGAGCTGGTGGGCAACACGCTTGTGCCATTGCCCGGGCCCTGGGCATGGACACTGTGCATATTCACAG GCACAGCGGGCTGCTGTCAGCACTGGGACTGGCCTTGGCAGACGTGGTTCACGAGGCACAGGAGCCCTGTTCCCTGTCTTACACACCTGAAACCTTTGCACAGCTGGACCAGAGACTGAGCCGCCTGGAGGAGCAGTGTGTGGAGGCCTTGCAGGCCCAGGGCTTCCCTAG GTCTCAGATCAGTACCGAGAGCTTCCTGCACCTTCGCTACCAAGGCACTGACTGTGCCCTGATGGTGTCTGCCCATCAGCATCCAGCCACAGCCTGCTCCCCCCGTGCTGGTGACTTTGGAGCAGCGTTTGTTGAGAG GTACATGAGAGAGTTTGGCTTCATCATTCCTGAGCGGTCGGTGGTGGTAGATGACGTGCGAGTGAGGGGAACTGGCCGTAGCGGGCTTCAGCTGGAGGACACCCCCAAAATCCAGAGTGGACCTCCCCATGTGGAAAAG GTGACCCAGTGCTACTTCGAAGGGGGTTATCAAGAGACTCCCGTGTACCTTTTAGGAGAACTAGGCTATGGGCACCAGCTCCAAGGGCCCTGCCTTATCATCGACAACAACAG CACCATCCTTGTAGAACCAGGTTGCCAAGCAGAGGTGACTGAGACAGGGGATATCCGCATTTCTGTGGGAGCTGAGGCTCCTAGTATGGTGGACACCAAGCTTGACCCCATCCAGCTGTCTATTTTCTCACACCGCTTCATGAGCATTGCTG AGCAGATGGGCCGCATCCTACAGCGCACGGCCATCTCCACCAACATCAAGGAGCGCCTCGACTTCTCCTGTGCCCTCTTTGGGCCAGATGGTGGCCTCGTCTCCAATGCTCCCCACATTCCTGTGCACCTGGGTGCCATGCAGGAGACTGTACAGTTCCAG ATTCAGCACTTAGGATCCGACCTCCATCCTGGTGACGTGCTGCTTAGCAACCATCCCAGTGCAGGGGGCAGCCATCTTCCCGACCTGACTGTCATCACACCA GTGTTTTGGCCAGGCCAGTCGAGGCCTGTGTTCTATGTGGCTAGCCGAGGGCACCACGCAGACATTGGAGGTATCACGCCAGGCTCTATGCCTCCTCACTCTACAACACTACAACAGGAGGGTGCCGTATTTCTATCCTTCAAACTGGTCCAGGGAGGAGTCTTCCAGGAAGAGG CGGTGACAGAGGCCCTACGGGCACCAGGCAAGATCTCTGGCTGCAGTGGAACCAGGAACCTGCATGACAACCTGTCGGATCTCCGTGCCCAGGTGGCAGCTAACCAGAAAGGCATCCAGCTGGTGGGAGAGCTGATCGGACAGTACGGCTTAGATGTGGTGCAGGCCTACATGGGCCATATTCAG GCGAATGCTGAACTAGCAGTCCGAGACATGCTGCGGGCTTTTGGGACTTCCCGACAGGCCAGGGGCCTGCCCCTGGAGGTGTCTGCGGAGGATCACTTGGATGACGGCTCTCCCATCTGCCTGCATGTTCAGATCAACCTGAATCAG GGCAGCGCTGTATTTGACTTCAGTGGTTCCGGGTCTGAGGTCTTTGGCAATCTCAATGCCCCTCGAGCCATAACCCTGTCTGCTCTCATCTATTGCTTGCGCTGTCTAGTGGGCCGTGACATCCCACTTAACCAG GGTTGCCTGGCTCCTGTGCGTGTCATAATTCCCAAAGGCTCCATATTGGATCCATCCCCAGAGGCAGCAGTGGTCGGAGGCAACGTGCTCACATCTCAGCGAGTAGTGGATGTCATCCTGGGGGCTTTTGGGGCCTGTGCAGCCTCCCAG GGCTGCATGAACAATGTGACCCTGGGCAATGCCCGCACGGGCTACTATGAGACAGTGGCTGGTGGCGCGGGAGCGGGCCCTGGTTGGCATGGGCGCAGTGGTGTACACAGTCACATGACCAACACACGCATTACAGACCCGGAGATTTTGGAGAGCCG GTATCCGGTTATCCTGCGCCGCTTTGAGCTGAGGCCAGGCTCTGGGGGCCGAGGCCGCTTCCGGGGAGGTGATGGCGTAGTCCGAGAGCTAGTCTTTCGGGAAGAGGCGCTGCTGTCTGTGCTCACCGAGCGCCGTGCCTTCCAGCCTTACGGCCTCCACG GGGGAGAGCCTGGTGCACGTGGCTTAAACCTCCTGATCAGAAAAGATGGGCGCACAGTGAATTTGGGCGGCAAGACATCAGTGACCGTGTACCCCGGG GACGCGTTCTGCCTCCACAcgcctgggggtgggggctacGGGGACCCGGAGGACCCAGCGCCACCACCAGGCTCGCCCCCGCTATTTCCGGCCTTCCCAGAGCGCGGCAGTGTATACGAGTACCGCCGCGCCCAGGAAGCTGTATGA
- the LOC127667703 gene encoding sphingomyelin phosphodiesterase 5 codes for MSLPDISRRRSPVPQEPPLDWPLTPDALRPSPFPNPVLQALYSLSRMLLFPAYWSLDQWLGCWAPNVRSSGLRWLKVLAGSGVLLPLVVVSLPMALVGLVLWLPLQIWRRPFCYQPPPSCWVWPQPWHPPAERRRCFVFLTANLCLLPDGLAHFNNLSHSQQRAEAVGAALLNNLRSSQYRVTECNQPLPRVPGGVLKATLPMGLDFVCLQEVFDLRAARRLVRILVPNLGPVLYDVGTFGLVAGPYIKVLGSGLLLASRYPLLRATFRCFPNGRREDALASKGLLSVQAQLGILDGRRIVGFLHCTHLHAPAEDGHIRCKQLTLLLEWVEEFEAESRQSGEAIAFSVLLGDLNFDNCSQDHAKEQGHKIFNCFQDPCRLGACKEQPWALGTILNSSMLRQSIACSPEMLRRALEQEKGRRLYLAGPLHGSYPAQSWKGRRLDYITYRGVPGSRLSPEAEQVTFSTAFAGLTDHLAMGLKLQVVCS; via the exons ATGAGTCTGCCTGACATTTCGCGGCGAAGGAGCCCTGTGCCCCAAGAGCCTCCACTTGACTGGCCCCTGACACCCGACGCCCTGAGGCCTTCACCTTTCCCGAACCCGGTGCTGCAAGCCCTCTACAGTTTATCCCGCATGCTGCTCTTCCCGGCTTACTGGTCTCTGGACCAGTGGCTGGGCTGCTGGGCACCAAACGTGCGATCCAGCGGTTTGCGGTGGCTCAAAGTCCTGGCAGGAAGTGGGGTGTTGTTACCGCTGGTGGTGGTCAGCCTACCCATGGCCTTGGTCGGCCTTGTACTCTGGCTGCCCCTCCAGATCTGGCGCCGCCCCTTCTGCTATCAGCCCCCTCCCTCATGCTGGGTGTGGCCACAGCCCTGGCACCCGCCGGCTGAGCGCCGGCGCTGCTTTGTCTTTCTCACTGCTAATCTGTGCCTGTTACCCGACGGGCTGGCTCACTTTAACAACCTTTCGCACAGCCAGCAGCGCGCGGAGGCTGTTGGGGCCGCACTGCTAAATAACCTTCGATCGTCACAGTATAGGGTTACCGAATGCAACCAGCCGCTGCCTAGGGTGCCTGGTGGTGTGCTGAAGGCCACTTTACCTATGGGTTTAGACTTCGTCTGTCTGCAGGAAGTGTTCGACCTCCGCGCAGCGCGCCGTCTTGTGCGCATCTTGGTTCCAAATCTGGGCCCGGTGCTATATGATGTGGGTACATTTGGCTTAGTGGCCGGGCCGTACATCAAAGTACTGGGCAGTGGGCTTCTACTGGCCTCGCGCTACCCGTTGCTGCGTGCCACCTTCCGTTGCTTTCCTAACGGTCGTCGTGAGGACGCCCTGGCCTCCAAAGGTCTACTATCCGTCCAG GCGCAGCTAGGCATCCTGGACGGGCGCCGCATCGTGGGATTCCTTCATTGCACACATTTGCATGCACCAGCTG AGGATGGCCATATCCGTTGCAAACAGCTGACGCTGCTTCTGGAATGGGTGGAGGAGTTTGAGGCAGAGAGCCGCCAGAGCGGTGAGGCTATAGCGTTCAGCGTCCTCCTGGGAGATCTAAACTTTGACAACTGCTCACAAG ATCATGCAAAGGAGCAGGGACATAAAATCTTCAACTGTTTCCAGGACCCCTGCCGGCTAGGCGCTTGCAAGGAGCAGCCCTGGGCCTTGG GGACAATCTTGAACTCCTCCATGCTTCGCCAGTCCATTGCCTGCTCCCCGGAGATGCTTCGGAG GGCCCTGGAGCAGGAAAAAGGACGCCGCCTCTACCTGGCAGGTCCCCTTCATGGAAGTTACCCAGCTCAATCCTGGAAGGGCCGGCGTCTGGACTATATCACCTACCGCGGGGTACCCGGGAGTCGCCTGAGCCCA GAGGCGGAGCAGGTGACGTTCAGTACCGCGTTTGCCGGACTCACGGACCATTTGGCTATGGGCCTGAAGCTTCAGGTTGTATGCTCCTGA
- the Oplah gene encoding 5-oxoprolinase isoform X2: MGSPEGRFHFAIDRGGTFTDVFAQCPGGHVRVLKLLSEDPANYADAPTEGIRRILEQEEGVLLPRGRPLDTSRIASIRMGTTVATNALLERQGERVALLVTRGFRDLLHIGTQARPDLFDLAVPMPEVLYEEVLEVDERVVLYRGEPGAGSPVKGRTGDLLEIQQPVDLGALRGKLEGLLCRGIHSLAVVLMHSYTWAQHEQQVGALARELGFTHVSLSSEVMPMVRIVPRGHTACADAYLTPTIQRYVQGFRRGFQGQLKNVQVLFMRSDGGLAPMEAFSGSRAVLSGPAGGVVGYSATTYQLEGGQPVIGFDMGGTSTDVSRYAGEFEHVFEASTAGVTLQAPQLDINTVAAGGGSRLFFRSGLFVVGPESAGAHPGPACYRKGGPVTVTDANLVLGRLLPASFPCIFGPGEDQPLSPEASRKALEAVATEVNSFLTNGPCPASQLSLEEVAMGFVRVANEAMCRPIRALTQARGHDPSAHVLACFGGAGGQHACAIARALGMDTVHIHRHSGLLSALGLALADVVHEAQEPCSLSYTPETFAQLDQRLSRLEEQCVEALQAQGFPRSQISTESFLHLRYQGTDCALMVSAHQHPATACSPRAGDFGAAFVERYMREFGFIIPERSVVVDDVRVRGTGRSGLQLEDTPKIQSGPPHVEKVTQCYFEGGYQETPVYLLGELGYGHQLQGPCLIIDNNSTILVEPGCQAEVTETGDIRISVGAEAPSMVDTKLDPIQLSIFSHRFMSIAEQMGRILQRTAISTNIKERLDFSCALFGPDGGLVSNAPHIPVHLGAMQETVQFQIQHLGSDLHPGDVLLSNHPSAGGSHLPDLTVITPVFWPGQSRPVFYVASRGHHADIGGITPGSMPPHSTTLQQEGAVFLSFKLVQGGVFQEEAVTEALRAPGKISGCSGTRNLHDNLSDLRAQVAANQKGIQLVGELIGQYGLDVVQAYMGHIQANAELAVRDMLRAFGTSRQARGLPLEVSAEDHLDDGSPICLHVQINLNQGCLAPVRVIIPKGSILDPSPEAAVVGGNVLTSQRVVDVILGAFGACAASQGCMNNVTLGNARTGYYETVAGGAGAGPGWHGRSGVHSHMTNTRITDPEILESRYPVILRRFELRPGSGGRGRFRGGDGVVRELVFREEALLSVLTERRAFQPYGLHGGEPGARGLNLLIRKDGRTVNLGGKTSVTVYPGDAFCLHTPGGGGYGDPEDPAPPPGSPPLFPAFPERGSVYEYRRAQEAV; the protein is encoded by the exons ATGGGCAGCCCAGAAGGGCGCTTCCATTTTGCCATCGACCGTGGCGGCACCTTCACAGATGTCTTTGCCCAGTGCCCAGGAGGACATGTCCGTGTCCTGAAGCTGCTCTCAGAAGATCCAGCCAACTATGCAGACGCACCCACAGAGGGCATCCGCCGAATTCTAGAGCAG GAGGAGGGTGTGCTACTACCTCGAGGCCGTCCGCTAGACACCAGTCGAATCGCCAGCATCCGTATGGGTACTACTGTGGCCACCAATGCACTGTTGGAACGGCAGGGGGAACGGGTGGCACTGCTGGTGACTCGGGGTTTCCGAGACCTGCTGCATATTGGCACTCAAGCCCGCCCAGATCTCTTTGACCTG GCTGTGCCCATGCCAGAGGTGCTGTATGAGGAGGTGCTGGAGGTGGATGAGCGAGTGGTGCTCTACCGTGGAGAACCAGGGGCCGGCTCTCCTGTGAAAG GCCGTACAGGGGACCTGCTAGAGATTCAGCAGCCTGTGGATCTGGGAGCCCTGCGTGGGAAGCTGGAGGGGCTCCTGTGTCGGGGCATTCACAGTCTGGCAGTGGTACTCATGCATTCATACAC GTGGGCCCAGCACGAGCAGCAGGTGGGCGCACTGGCCCGGGAGCTGGGCTTCACGCACGTCTCCCTGTCCTCGGAAGTCATGCCCATGGTACGAATTGTCCCTCGGGGGCATACAGCCTGTGCTGACGCTTACCTCACTCCCACCATCCAGCGCTACGTGCAGGGCTTCCGCAGAGGTTTCCAGGGCCAGCTGAAG AACGTGCAAGTACTCTTCATGCGCTCTGATGGTGGCCTGGCACCCATGGAGGCCTTCAGTGGTTCCAGGGCTGTGCTCTCCGGCCCTGCTGGCGGTGTGGTTGGCTACTCAGCTACCACCTACCAGCTGGAAGGTGGCCAGCCCGTCATTGGCTTTGACATGGGAG GCACATCTACAGATGTGAGCCGCTATGCTGGAGAATTTGAGCATGTCTTTGAGGCTAGCACAGCAGGTGTCACCCTCCAGGCCCCGCAGCTGGACATAAACACAGTGGCGGCTGGCGGGGGTTCCCGCCTCTTCTTCAG gtctGGCCTCTTTGTGGTTGGTCCAGAGTCAGCAGGTGCCCACCCAGGTCCTGCCTGCTACCGCAAAG gggGTCCTGTGACTGTGACAGATGCTAATCTGGTCCTGGGTcgcctgctgcctgcctccttcccctGCATTTTTGGGCCAGGAGAAGACCAGCCACTGTCTCCCGAGGCTTCCCGAAAGGCTCTAGAGGCTGTGGCCACTGAGGTCAACAGCTTCTTGACCAATGGACCTTGCCCAGCTTCCCAACTCAGTCTGGAGGAGGTGGCCATGGGGTTTGTGCGTGTTGCCAATGAAGCCATGTGCCGGCCTATCCGTGCCCTCACACAG GCACGAGGCCATGACCCCTCTGCCCATGTATTGGCTTGCTTTGGAGGAGCTGGTGGGCAACACGCTTGTGCCATTGCCCGGGCCCTGGGCATGGACACTGTGCATATTCACAG GCACAGCGGGCTGCTGTCAGCACTGGGACTGGCCTTGGCAGACGTGGTTCACGAGGCACAGGAGCCCTGTTCCCTGTCTTACACACCTGAAACCTTTGCACAGCTGGACCAGAGACTGAGCCGCCTGGAGGAGCAGTGTGTGGAGGCCTTGCAGGCCCAGGGCTTCCCTAG GTCTCAGATCAGTACCGAGAGCTTCCTGCACCTTCGCTACCAAGGCACTGACTGTGCCCTGATGGTGTCTGCCCATCAGCATCCAGCCACAGCCTGCTCCCCCCGTGCTGGTGACTTTGGAGCAGCGTTTGTTGAGAG GTACATGAGAGAGTTTGGCTTCATCATTCCTGAGCGGTCGGTGGTGGTAGATGACGTGCGAGTGAGGGGAACTGGCCGTAGCGGGCTTCAGCTGGAGGACACCCCCAAAATCCAGAGTGGACCTCCCCATGTGGAAAAG GTGACCCAGTGCTACTTCGAAGGGGGTTATCAAGAGACTCCCGTGTACCTTTTAGGAGAACTAGGCTATGGGCACCAGCTCCAAGGGCCCTGCCTTATCATCGACAACAACAG CACCATCCTTGTAGAACCAGGTTGCCAAGCAGAGGTGACTGAGACAGGGGATATCCGCATTTCTGTGGGAGCTGAGGCTCCTAGTATGGTGGACACCAAGCTTGACCCCATCCAGCTGTCTATTTTCTCACACCGCTTCATGAGCATTGCTG AGCAGATGGGCCGCATCCTACAGCGCACGGCCATCTCCACCAACATCAAGGAGCGCCTCGACTTCTCCTGTGCCCTCTTTGGGCCAGATGGTGGCCTCGTCTCCAATGCTCCCCACATTCCTGTGCACCTGGGTGCCATGCAGGAGACTGTACAGTTCCAG ATTCAGCACTTAGGATCCGACCTCCATCCTGGTGACGTGCTGCTTAGCAACCATCCCAGTGCAGGGGGCAGCCATCTTCCCGACCTGACTGTCATCACACCA GTGTTTTGGCCAGGCCAGTCGAGGCCTGTGTTCTATGTGGCTAGCCGAGGGCACCACGCAGACATTGGAGGTATCACGCCAGGCTCTATGCCTCCTCACTCTACAACACTACAACAGGAGGGTGCCGTATTTCTATCCTTCAAACTGGTCCAGGGAGGAGTCTTCCAGGAAGAGG CGGTGACAGAGGCCCTACGGGCACCAGGCAAGATCTCTGGCTGCAGTGGAACCAGGAACCTGCATGACAACCTGTCGGATCTCCGTGCCCAGGTGGCAGCTAACCAGAAAGGCATCCAGCTGGTGGGAGAGCTGATCGGACAGTACGGCTTAGATGTGGTGCAGGCCTACATGGGCCATATTCAG GCGAATGCTGAACTAGCAGTCCGAGACATGCTGCGGGCTTTTGGGACTTCCCGACAGGCCAGGGGCCTGCCCCTGGAGGTGTCTGCGGAGGATCACTTGGATGACGGCTCTCCCATCTGCCTGCATGTTCAGATCAACCTGAATCAG GGTTGCCTGGCTCCTGTGCGTGTCATAATTCCCAAAGGCTCCATATTGGATCCATCCCCAGAGGCAGCAGTGGTCGGAGGCAACGTGCTCACATCTCAGCGAGTAGTGGATGTCATCCTGGGGGCTTTTGGGGCCTGTGCAGCCTCCCAG GGCTGCATGAACAATGTGACCCTGGGCAATGCCCGCACGGGCTACTATGAGACAGTGGCTGGTGGCGCGGGAGCGGGCCCTGGTTGGCATGGGCGCAGTGGTGTACACAGTCACATGACCAACACACGCATTACAGACCCGGAGATTTTGGAGAGCCG GTATCCGGTTATCCTGCGCCGCTTTGAGCTGAGGCCAGGCTCTGGGGGCCGAGGCCGCTTCCGGGGAGGTGATGGCGTAGTCCGAGAGCTAGTCTTTCGGGAAGAGGCGCTGCTGTCTGTGCTCACCGAGCGCCGTGCCTTCCAGCCTTACGGCCTCCACG GGGGAGAGCCTGGTGCACGTGGCTTAAACCTCCTGATCAGAAAAGATGGGCGCACAGTGAATTTGGGCGGCAAGACATCAGTGACCGTGTACCCCGGG GACGCGTTCTGCCTCCACAcgcctgggggtgggggctacGGGGACCCGGAGGACCCAGCGCCACCACCAGGCTCGCCCCCGCTATTTCCGGCCTTCCCAGAGCGCGGCAGTGTATACGAGTACCGCCGCGCCCAGGAAGCTGTATGA